In Nasonia vitripennis strain AsymCx chromosome 2, Nvit_psr_1.1, whole genome shotgun sequence, a genomic segment contains:
- the LOC100116603 gene encoding zinc finger CCHC domain-containing protein 24 isoform X3 translates to MAACRPRALPSHHQLLQQQQHQQQQQQQQISHLQLQQQDNGLLQQSHYSPQILNWVYLAIEDQNQAPINRPTDQSKLLSNRWGSLPQSQSQGNYLQPALQQQQHQQQHQQQSVPSPTSNRLDQKHYGGSLTDSITDLADYFRDLLIVQKKPPKRPPLDYMCHACFWAGHHYIRDCPKAHPKGKGRTPYQGKKRCFGEYKCPKCKRKWMSGNSWANMGQECIKCHINVYPHKQRPLEKPDGLDVSDQSKVHPQQLCEKCKTLGYYCRRVQ, encoded by the exons ATGGCTGCTTGCCGACCTCGAGCCCTTCCGAGTCACCACCAgctcctgcagcagcagcagcatcaacagcagcagcagcaacaacagatCTCTCACCTGCAGCTGCAGCAACAGGACAATGGCTTGCTGCAGCAGTCGCACTACTCGCCCCAGATACTCAACTGGGTGTACCTCGCTATCGAAGATCAGAATCAAGCGCCGATCAATCGGCCGACCGATCAG AGCAAACTCCTGTCCAATCGATGGGGCAGCCTCCCGCAGTCCCAGAGCCAAGGGAACTACCTCCAGCCTGCGctgcaacagcaacagcatcagcaacagcatcagcagcaaAGCGTACCGAGCCCAACGAGCAACCGCCTTGACCAGAAACACTACGGCGGCAGCCTAACCGACAGCATAACCGATCTCGCCGATTATTTCAGAGACTTGCTCATCGTCCAGAAGAAACCACCGAAGAGGCCGCCTTTGGACTACATGTGCCATGCCTGTTTCTGGGCCGGGCATCACTACATTCGAGACTGTCCCAAG GCGCATCCGAAGGGCAAAGGACGGACGCCTTACCAGGGCAAAAAACGCTGCTTCGGCGAGTACAAGTGCCCGAAGTGCAAGCGCAAGTGGATGTCCGGCAATAGCTGGGCCAATATGGGCCAGGAATGCATCAAATGTCACATTAACGTCTATCCACACAAGCAG AGGCCCCTGGAGAAGCCTGACGGCCTGGACGTGTCGGATCAGAGCAAGGTGCACCCGCAGCAGCTTTGCGAGAAGTGCAAGACCCTCGGCTACTACTGTAGGCGCGTCCAGTAG
- the LOC100116603 gene encoding zinc finger CCHC domain-containing protein 24 isoform X2, translating to MAACRPRALPSHHQLLQQQQHQQQQQQQQISHLQLQQQDNGLLQQSHYSPQILNWVYLAIEDQNQAPINRPTDQSKLLSNRWGSLPQSQSQGNYLQPALQQQQHQQQHQQQSVPSPTSNRLDQKHYGGSLTDSITDLADYFRDLLIVQKKPPKRPPLDYMCHACFWAGHHYIRDCPKKLLQAHPKGKGRTPYQGKKRCFGEYKCPKCKRKWMSGNSWANMGQECIKCHINVYPHKQRPLEKPDGLDVSDQSKVHPQQLCEKCKTLGYYCRRVQ from the exons ATGGCTGCTTGCCGACCTCGAGCCCTTCCGAGTCACCACCAgctcctgcagcagcagcagcatcaacagcagcagcagcaacaacagatCTCTCACCTGCAGCTGCAGCAACAGGACAATGGCTTGCTGCAGCAGTCGCACTACTCGCCCCAGATACTCAACTGGGTGTACCTCGCTATCGAAGATCAGAATCAAGCGCCGATCAATCGGCCGACCGATCAG AGCAAACTCCTGTCCAATCGATGGGGCAGCCTCCCGCAGTCCCAGAGCCAAGGGAACTACCTCCAGCCTGCGctgcaacagcaacagcatcagcaacagcatcagcagcaaAGCGTACCGAGCCCAACGAGCAACCGCCTTGACCAGAAACACTACGGCGGCAGCCTAACCGACAGCATAACCGATCTCGCCGATTATTTCAGAGACTTGCTCATCGTCCAGAAGAAACCACCGAAGAGGCCGCCTTTGGACTACATGTGCCATGCCTGTTTCTGGGCCGGGCATCACTACATTCGAGACTGTCCCAAG AAATTGTTGCAGGCGCATCCGAAGGGCAAAGGACGGACGCCTTACCAGGGCAAAAAACGCTGCTTCGGCGAGTACAAGTGCCCGAAGTGCAAGCGCAAGTGGATGTCCGGCAATAGCTGGGCCAATATGGGCCAGGAATGCATCAAATGTCACATTAACGTCTATCCACACAAGCAG AGGCCCCTGGAGAAGCCTGACGGCCTGGACGTGTCGGATCAGAGCAAGGTGCACCCGCAGCAGCTTTGCGAGAAGTGCAAGACCCTCGGCTACTACTGTAGGCGCGTCCAGTAG
- the LOC100116603 gene encoding uncharacterized protein LOC100116603 isoform X1, translating into MAACRPRALPSHHQLLQQQQHQQQQQQQQISHLQLQQQDNGLLQQSHYSPQILNWVYLAIEDQNQAPINRPTDQSKLLSNRWGSLPQSQSQGNYLQPALQQQQHQQQHQQQSVPSPTSNRLDQKHYGGSLTDSITDLADYFRDLLIVQKKPPKRPPLDYMCHACFWAGHHYIRDCPKSIHSERRNCCRRIRRAKDGRLTRAKNAASASTSARSASASGCPAIAGPIWARNASNVTLTSIHTSRGPWRSLTAWTCRIRARCTRSSFARSARPSATTVGASSSYVTFRLQIDSNRKFFLRAASRALRAISTEKHDFV; encoded by the exons ATGGCTGCTTGCCGACCTCGAGCCCTTCCGAGTCACCACCAgctcctgcagcagcagcagcatcaacagcagcagcagcaacaacagatCTCTCACCTGCAGCTGCAGCAACAGGACAATGGCTTGCTGCAGCAGTCGCACTACTCGCCCCAGATACTCAACTGGGTGTACCTCGCTATCGAAGATCAGAATCAAGCGCCGATCAATCGGCCGACCGATCAG AGCAAACTCCTGTCCAATCGATGGGGCAGCCTCCCGCAGTCCCAGAGCCAAGGGAACTACCTCCAGCCTGCGctgcaacagcaacagcatcagcaacagcatcagcagcaaAGCGTACCGAGCCCAACGAGCAACCGCCTTGACCAGAAACACTACGGCGGCAGCCTAACCGACAGCATAACCGATCTCGCCGATTATTTCAGAGACTTGCTCATCGTCCAGAAGAAACCACCGAAGAGGCCGCCTTTGGACTACATGTGCCATGCCTGTTTCTGGGCCGGGCATCACTACATTCGAGACTGTCCCAAG TCGATTCATTCTGAAAGAAGAAATTGTTGCAGGCGCATCCGAAGGGCAAAGGACGGACGCCTTACCAGGGCAAAAAACGCTGCTTCGGCGAGTACAAGTGCCCGAAGTGCAAGCGCAAGTGGATGTCCGGCAATAGCTGGGCCAATATGGGCCAGGAATGCATCAAATGTCACATTAACGTCTATCCACACAAGCAG AGGCCCCTGGAGAAGCCTGACGGCCTGGACGTGTCGGATCAGAGCAAGGTGCACCCGCAGCAGCTTTGCGAGAAGTGCAAGACCCTCGGCTACTACTGTAGGCGCGTCCAGTAGCTATGTAACTTTTAGACTGCAAATCGATTCGAATCGTAAGTTCTTTTTGAGAGCCGCGAGTCGAGCGCTTCGGGCCATCAGTACGGAAAAACATGATTTCGTTTAA